TTCCCTGCGGTTGAACTCGTTCATGGCCACGCCGATACCGCGCGTCACCACTGTTTCCACGGCCCGGGCGGTGCGTTCCAGCGCGCCGTCGAGCGTGGCCAGATCTGCCTTGCGCATGGGCGTCAGCAGATAATTCTTACCCTTGCGGAAGAGGTCATCCTCCCCCGAAGGTCCTACGCCAATCCGTACCCGCGGCCAGTCCGCAGTGCCAAGCGCCGAACAGATAGAGCGAGCGCCGTTGTGGCTGGCCGGGCTGCCGCGCTCCCGCACGCGAATGGAACCAATCGGCAGATCCAGCTCGTCATACAGCACGAGCAGGTCGCGCACGGGGTCGGCATTCAATTCACGAACCAGAGCGGAGACTGCAACTCCGCTCAGGTTCATATAAGTCTCAGGCTTGGCGAGAATCACTTCGCGTCCCCCGAGTTGAATCTTGCCGGTGAGCGCCTGGCAGCGGCGATTGCTCACCACTGCATTGTGCTCGGCGGCGATGGCGTCTACCGCGAGAAAGCCGGCATTGTGCGGCGTGAACTGGTACTCGATGCCCGGATTGCCGAGACCCACCACCAGAAACACACCGGGCACTTACTTCTTGGCCTCGTCGGTCTTGCCCTTCTTGGCCACTTCCGGCTCGGCCGGACCCGCGGCGGCCAGTGCATCGGCCGAAGGGGCTGCTTCTTCCTTGACCGAAACGATATGCGCCACGGTGTTGCTCTCGTCAGAGATGTACTTGAGCTTGTCGCCGTGCGGCAGGTCGGCCACGCGCAGAATGGTGCCGAAGGCCAGCTCGGTGATATCGACATCGATGTGGCTGGGAATGTCATTGGGCAGGCACTCGACTTCGACCTCGCGCAGCACCTGATCGAGAATGCCGCCCTGGGTCTTCACGCCCACCGGCGTACCGGTCAACTGCACTGGCACCGAAACACGAATCGGCTTGTCGAGCGCGATGCGCTTGAGGTCGATGTGAATCAGGTTGCCCTTGATGGGCTCATACTGCCAATCGACAATCATGGCCTTGGTCTGCGTCTTTACGCCGCCAATTTCAAGGTCAAAGATCGAGTTGTGGCCCGTTTCAGAATGCAGAATGCGGGTGATCTGCTTGGGATCAAGCTCGATGGCCTGGGGCGGCTCGGCCGCGCCGTACACCACGGCGGGGATGCGGCCCCGGACGCGCACGCGGCGCGCTGCGTTTTTGTTGAACTTGCCCTCGCGGGGCGTTGCGGAAACAACTTCCTGAGTAATCATGCTCTCGCTTTTTCCTTTCGGGCACGGGAAGAATAGCTTTTAGCTGTTAGCTACTAGCTTTTAGCTGTTAGCTCTCGGCTCGTTTGCTGTCTCTTTCGTCCGCTCCCTTTGTGTACGCTCTGCTTCCGCAGAAAACGCGTATTTAGTTTTGGCATACCAGCTAATAGCTAAAAGCTAGTAGCTAACAGCTTGTTAATTGAACAGCGAACTGACGCTGGTCTCCATGTGAATGCTCTCGATGGTCGCGGCCAGCAGGCCGGAGACCGAACGAACCTTAATCTTTGCCACGCGCTGCGCCTCGGGGCGCAACGGAATGGAATCGGTCACGACCAGCTCTTCAAGCCGCGAGTTGGCGATGCGCTCGATGGCCGGGCCGGAAAGCACGGCGTGCGAAGCGCATGCGTAAACTTTGGTGGCGCCTTCCTGCAGCAGCGCATCGACGGTCTTGACCAGCGTCCCTGCCGTGTCCACGATGTCATCGACAATGAGGCAGGTGCGGTCTTTGACGTCGCCGATCACATGCATCACTTCGGTCACATTGATGTCGGTGCGGCGCTTGTCCACGATGGCCATGGGCGCATCGACCTTCTGCGCAAAGTGCCGGGCGCGCTCGACGCCGCCAGCATCGGGGGAAACCACGGTGAGATTGGGCATGTTCAGCTCACGAAAGTAGCTGACCAGCACCGGGCTCGCAAACATGTGGTCTACCGGAATATTGAAGAAGCCCTGAATCTGGGCCGCGTGCAGATCCATGAAGAGCGCGCGGTTGGCCCCGGCGGTCGTGATGAGGTCGGCGACCAGCTTGGAGGAGATGGCCACGCGAGGGCGGTCCTTGCGGTCTTGCCGGGCATAGCCGTAATAGGGCACCACCACAGTGATGCGGCCGGCCGAGGCGCGCTTGAGCGCGTCAATCATGATGAGCAGCTCGACCAGATTTTGATCGACGGGGTAGCAGGTGGGCTGCACCAGGAAGACGTCAGCGCCGCGCACGTTCTCAAGCAACTGAAAGTAGATTTCGCCATCGGCGAAGCGCTGCAGCTTGGTTTCGCCCAGCGTCACCCCCAGATGCTCGCAGACCTTTTCTGCCAGGTCGCGATTGGCCGAGCCGGCAAAGATCTTGAAATGCTTGTCACCGCTCAGGCTGAAGCGGCGGCGGCTCGACGTGGCCGCGCTGCCCTTGGCGCGCGTGGCCTGAGCCGTGGAAGAGCCTGTGGCTTCCTGCATCTCGGTGGTGGTGGTCGTGGGCGTCACTGTTTCCGTTGCTTCCGTCTTCACTAGAGTCCTCCCAAGCTGGTTGGCGTTGGTGTCCCTGCGTTTCACCGGCGTCCTGCTGCCGGAACTTAACATCAGGCAGACCTGGCCGCATGGGTTGCTGCGGAACAGTATGCCTGTAGCATCACTGGCTGGGCGACTAGGATTCGAACCTAGACAAAGTGCTCCAAAGGCACTTGACCTACCATTAGTCGATCGCCCAGTAAAAACTGGTTTCTGCTAGAACTTGTGGCCCGGCGGCGTAGACTGCTCCACCACCATCGAACTCCAGTACTGCCCGCGCGGAAGGGTTTCGGTCCGCAACGAGCGAATGCCGTGTTCGGTGAGCCGCTGCTCGGCGGCTTTGGCGGCCGCTTCGGTCCGGTAGAGGCCAAACAGGGCCGATCCGGAGCCGGACAACGCGGCATAGAGCGCGGACTGCTCCGGGCTGCTGGAATCCGCAAGTATGCGCTTGATAGGACCGAGTGAGGGATGCTGACGAAACACGACTTCTTCAAAGTCGTTTTCAATCCCGGTACGGACAAGCGCGAGAACTGGATTCTCGGCAAGATCTTCGCCAACAGGCAAGACACCGGAGGAGTGCGGCTCACACATGGCCGAAGCCAGAGCACGACTCAACTGAGATAGTTTATCGGACGCCTGCAGGTGGGTCAATTTCTTATAGAAAGCCATCCCCGGCGCGGGACCGGCCGGAAGGGTGTACAGCGCGTCCCAGTCGCGAAAAGCCTGCGGTGTGGATACCCCGACCTCGGGCAGCGCCAGCACGCAGGGCATGGCCGGCAGATCGGGCAGCGGATAGACCTCTTCGCCGCGACCGACCCCCAGCACCGAGCCGCCGATAAGAAACAGCGGCACATCGGAGCCGACCTCAGAGGCGAGCAGCAGCTTTTCCGGGCCAGACAGGCCGGCGGCTGCCCACTCGGGCCGAGCGGAGAGCTCGCGCTCCAGCGCCACCAGCGCCGCCGCCGCATTGGCCGAACCAGCGCCGAGACCGCCCTGCACGGGTAGCCGCTTCTCTATGTGGATGGTCACGTCGGCCGCGATTTCGGTGACCTGGAGAGTCTTCTCGACAATTTTGTAGGCGGTGTTGCGCTCGGCGTCGCCGGTGGCCGTGGAAGGCACGCGCGCGTCGTTGCTCGTGAGCGTGAGGGTACGCTTGCGGCCAGCGACCGGCGCGGCGGAGACGGTTACCAGATCATGCGCCGCCACGGTCTGGTAGAGCGTGGTGAGCGCGTGATAGCCGTCAGCGCGGCTGGGTCCGATGGCCAGCCCGAGATTGATCTTGCAGTACGAGCGAACGGTGGTCGACATGCAGGTGTGATTGTAATGGCCTTACAAGGAGCACGCACACCTGCGTAGAATGACCCGGAGTTTTCAGGAGGGCGTTCTTGCCGCGGATTCCGGGTTGGCTCAGGAAGCATTGGGTATCGCTGGCGGTGGTTGCGCTGCTGCTGATTCAGGTGGCGCAATTCACTTATGTAGTGCATCGCGAGTCGCTTACGTTTGATGAAGGCGACCACTCCTTCTCGGGCTACATGATGTGGAAGACTGGCGACTATGGGCTGAATCCCGAGCATCCGCCGCTGGTGAAGCTGCTGGCCGCCGTACCGACGCTGGGGCGGCAGCTTTGGACGCCGCCCTTGCAGGGCCGCTTCTTCAAGAACGAAGCTTATCTGGATGGCCGCGACTGGCTGGCCCGCAATGATGGCGGGAGCCAGCATCTGGTCTTTGAAATGCGCATGATGACGGGGCTGCTCGCCGTGGGGCTTTCGCTGGCGGTCTTTTTTATGGCGCGCGAGTTCTTCGGGACCGGCGCGGCGCTATTTGCGCTGACGATGGCGAGCTTTGACCCGAACCTGCTGGCGCACTCCGCGCTGGTGACGACGGATATGGGCGTGACGCTGTTCTTTCTGACGTCGATCTATGCCTTTTACCGCTACGTGAAGAAGCCGGGCTGGGGACGCCTGCTGCTGGCCGCACTCTCGGCCGGGCTGCTGATTGCGAGCAAGCATTCGGGCATTCTGCTGGCGCCCATGCTGGTGGTGCTGATTGCGTGGGAGGCCATTGCGGCAGCGCGCGGGCAGCGCGGGCGCACGGCATTGCGGCTGGCGGGAGCGCTGGTATTTATCCTCGTGGGCGGCGTGCTGGTGCTGTGGGCGTTTTATGGCTTCCGGTATGCTGCCCGGCCTGCCGGGCTGGAGCTGCATCCCTCGCTGGCGGCGTATGCGGCGGGGCTGAGCCACTTTGACCAGTCGGTGATTTTGACCTTTGCGCACTGGCACCTGCTGCCCGAGTCAGAACTGATGGGGCTGGTGGACGTGAAGCTGATGGCGCAGGGGTATCCCACCTACATTCTGGGCCACGTGTATGCGCATGCGGTGTGGTGGTACTTCCCGGTGGCGGTGCTCATCAAGACGACGCTCGGACTGCTGGCGCTGCTGGCCCTGACGGCCTTTGCTCTCGTGACCGGACGCCTGCGCCGGGGGCGCGAGGTGGCTTACCTGGTGCTGCCTGCGGCGCTCTACTTTGCGATTGCGATGTATGCGGGCATGGACATTGGCGCGCGCCACGTGTTGCCGCTCTATGCGATGGCCGCCGTGCTGGTGGGCGGGGGTATCATGGCGCTCGCACGGCGCGAGGGGCGATGGGTTCCGGCATGGGCCGCCGTCTGCGGACTGCTGGTTTCGGCGCATGTGGCCTCGGCGCTTTCGGTGTTTCCGAACTATCTCGCGTATGCCAATCGCGCGTGGGGTGGTCCGGCGAATGTGCATAACCTGCTCAGCGACGCCAATGTGGACTGGGCGCAGCAGCTCTATCAGGTGAAGGAGTGGCGCGACCGGCATCCGGGGCAGCCCTGCTGGTTTGCCTACTTTGCGAATCCTGAGATCAGGCCCTCGGTGTATGGCATCGACTGCCAGATGATGCCCACGGCCGACACCATGTGGATGGGCGGATCGAGCCTGGTGCCGCCGGTGATTCATGGGACGGTCTTTATCAGCGCGGGTGATCTGAGCGGCTGCGAGTGGCCGAGCAATCAGTTGAATCCTTACCGGCCTTTTCAGCATGCCAAACCGGTGGCGATGATCGACTACGGCGTGATGGTCTATCAGGGCACCTTTGCCGTGCCGCAGGCGGCGGCGATGAGCCGCGCACAACATGCCGAAGCGCTGCTGGGCCAGCACCAGCCGCAGGCCGCGCTCGCCCTGGCGCAGCAGGCGGTGACGATCGACCCGCAAAGCATGTTTGGGCAGACGGCGCTGGGCGATGCCGAGGCGGCGTTGGGGCAGAAGCAGCAGGCCGTGGCAGCATGGAGGGCAGCGATAGCGGTCGCGAAGAAGATGAGTCCGGCCGCGCAGAAGGGCTTTGTGCCGGATCTGGAGAAGAAGGTCAAAAGCATGTCGTGAGGCGGGGAGCGCGGAAGGACGCCTAGTAGAATCGCTCCATTGATGTCCTCTTCCGCGCAGCCTCCGGTGAACTCGCCTGCCCCCGATCCGCGATGGCGGCAGGCGATGCGCCTGTTGCGGCCCTCGCACAGCCACTCGGCCTTTACCGCGACCGTGCTGCTGATGGCAGCGGCGATGCTGTCGCGCGTGATCGGGCTGGTGCGGGTGAAGTACATTGCCTGGCTGCTGGGCACGGGCGCGACCGCCGACGCCTTCAACGCGGCCTTCATGCTGCCGGACAAGCTGCAGTACTTTCTGGTGGGCGGCGCGACTTCGATCATCTTTATCACGATGCTCAACCGATATCGCAGCGAGGGCCGCGAGGCTGAGGGCGAGCGGGTGATGTCGGTGATTCTGAGCACCATGCTGGTGGTGCTGGGCACGGCGATTGTGATTGCCGAGTTCGCGGCGCCGGCCTACGTTCACCTGGTGCTGCACGGCTTCAGGAGCGACCCGGGCAAGGCGGCGCTGTGCGTGCGGCTGACGCGCATTCTGCTGCCGGCGCAGCTCTGCTTTCTGGCCGGAGGCGTCTTCAGCGCCGTGCTGCTGGTGCGCAAGCAGTTTGCGCTGCAGGCCATTACGCCACTCATCTACAACGTGGGCATCATTGTGGGCGGGCTGCTGCTGGCGCGGCATCTGGGCGCGTCCGCTCTGGCGCTGGGCGCGGTGGCCGGCGCGTTTCTGGGTCCCTTTCTGCTCAATGCCATCTGGGCGCACCGCGCAGGCATGCGCTTTCGTTTTGAGATCGACCTGAAGAACCCGGGGCTGCGCGAGTGGGTGGGGCTTTCACTGCCGCTGATGCTGGGCGTCTCGCTGGTAACGGCCGATACCTGGATCATCAACTACTTTGCCTCGAGCACGAATGGCGCGGTGACGCTGCTGACGTATGCGAAGCAGTTCTTTAACGCGCCGGTAGCGCTGGGGCAGGCGGCGGGCGCGGCCTCGCTGCCGTTTCTGGCTTCGCTCTTCACGGAGCGCAATGTGCCGGCCTTCAGCAATGCCGTAAACCGGGCGGTGTCGCGCATTCTGGCCTTTTCACTGCTGCTGACGGGCTTCATGCTGGCCATGGGGTTTCCGCTGCTCGACCTGATTCTGCGAGGCGGCAAGTTTCAGCGTGCGGACTCTCATGCCATGGCGCTCTACTTCAGCGTCTTCTCGCTCTCGCTCTGCCTGTGGGCGGCGCAGGCCATCTATGCACGCGCCTTTTATGCGGCAGGCAACACGCTGCTGCCGATGATTGCGGGGACTGCTGTGACGCTGGCCTCGCTGCCCGTCTATTGGCGGCTGTACCACTCGATGGGGCCGCTGGGGCTGCCGATTGCGTCGGACATCGGCATTCTGCTGCAGACGCTGACGCTGGCCGTGCTGCTGCACAAGAAGCGGATGGTCTCGATTGCCGAGCTGGAATACGGCGAGATGGGCCGCGCGCTGGCGGCCTCGGCCGTGGCGCTGCTGGTGCTGCTGGGGCTGCGCCGCGTGATTCCGTTCCATTCAAGGCTCGAAGAGCTGGGCCTACTGGTGCTGGCCACCGTGATCTGGCTGGGGGTGGGCCTGCTGGTGCTGCGCGTGACCGGGTCGGCGCTGCCCGATCAACTGCTGCGGCGCTTTCGGCGGCGGGCCACGTGAGATCGCAGCCGATGATTTGGATAAGAGTGAAGGTAATCCGCATTCTGTTACCTGTTGCGAGAAGGATGACGACAGGCACACGCTGAGATGACTGTGAGTGCCTATACTGATGGGGTATGACGTTGACTCCCATGACTGCTCCTCGCAAAATGATTCGTTCTCACATGCTGCGCGAACGCGCGGAGCGTTTGCTGCCAGGCGGGGTGGATTCCCCGGTGCGGGCCTTTCGGGCGGTGGGCGGCGAGCCGCCCTTTCTGGTAAAGGCCGAAGGCGCCTGCCTGTGGGATGCGGACGGGAACCAGTATCTGGATTATTTCGGCTCGTGGGGGCCGATGATTCTGGGCCATGCGTTTCCTCCAGTGATTGAGGCGATTCAGAAGCAGGCGGCCTTCAGCACGAGTTTTGGCGCGTCCACGCCGTCAGAGGGTGATCTGGCGGAGCTGGTGGTGCGCGCGTATCCCTCGATGGAGAAGCTGCGCTTTGTGAGCTCGGGCACCGAGGCCACGATGTCAGCCCTGCGGCTGGCGCGGGCCTATACGAAGCGCAAATACATCGTGAAGTTTGATGGTTGCTATCACGGCCACTCCGATGGCCTGCTGGCCAAGGCCGGCTCAGGGCTGGCGACGTTTGGCATTCCCGGCTCGGCCGGAGTGCCCGAAGAGATTGCGCAGCTCACGCTGACGCTGCCTTTCAACAACCTCGACGCGGTGGAAGCCGCCTTTGCCGCGCACCGGAATGAGATTGCCTGCATTATTGTGGAGCCGGTCGCGGGCAACATGGGCTGCGTGGTTCCGGACGAGGGCTATCTGCAGGGGCTGCGCGAGCTGACCCGGCGCGAGGGCGCGCTGCTGATTTTTGATGAAGTGATGACGGGTTTTCGCGTGGCCTTTGGCGGCGTGCAGGAGCTGCGCCAGGTGCGGCCGGACCTGACCACACTGGGCAAGATTGTGGGCGGCGGCATGCCGTGCGGCGCCTTTGGCGGCCCGGCGGAAATTATGGACCTGCTGGCTCCGCTGGGGCCGGTGTATCAGGCGGGCACATTGAGCGGCAATCCCCTGGCAATGGCTGCGGGCATGGCGACGGTGAGCCACCTCGAAAGCAGCAAGGAATGGCTGTATCCCCAACTGGAACAGATGAGTGCAGCGGTGGCGCAGGGCGTGGCCGAGGAAGCTGCGCGGGCGGGGATTCCGCTCACCACGAACCGGCAGGGATCGATGTTCACGTGGTTCTTCACCGGGCAGCCCGTGCGGGACTATGCCACGGCCGAGAGCTGCGACACGCGGCGGTTTGCGCAGTTCCATCGGGGCATGCTGGATCATGGCGTGTGGCTGCCGCCGTCGCAGTTTGAGGCGGCTTTTCTGGGCGTGGCGCACACCATGCACCATGTGGAGCAGACGGTGACGGCAGCGCGGGAAGTATTTGCCGCGATGCAGAGCTAGATTCTTGGGTTCGGAACACGGACCCGGGGCACATAGCCTGTGCCCGAACGGCCAGTTCTTCTAGCCTGGGGGCCAGTGCATGGCGCGTCCGCCGAGGACGTGCATGTGCAGGTGATCGACGGTCTGGCCGCCATCGGGGCCGGTGTTGATGACGGTGCGGAAGCCTTTGCCGAGTCCCTGCTGGTGGGCGATTTCGCTGGCAACGTTGAGCAGGTGGCCGAGCAGAGAGGCGTCAGAGCGGGTGGCCTGCGCATGCGACGAGATGTGGCGGCGCGGCACGATCAGCACATGCACGGGAGCCTGCGGGCTGATGTCAGCAAAGGCGATGGCGTGCTCATCTTCATAGAGCTTCTTTGCGGGAATCTCTCCGGCGATGATCTTGCAAAAAAGACAGTCCATGGCACTGGTTGTATCACGGTGCGGGCGGGTGCGGCTGGGCGACTCTGGAGACGGGCGGCCGGGTGCCTCATAATAGAGGAGGTTCAGATTTCCGGAGCGCGGACACTCCCTCGAACCGCGCACCCGCTGCGCGAACTCCACTTATAGATCAGCGAGCACTCAAAGAACAGCATGGCATTGAACTGCGGAATTGTCGGACTGCCCAACGTGGGCAAGAGCACCATCTTTAACGCGCTGACGGCGGCCAAGGCCCAGGCGGCGAACTATCCTTTTTGCACCATCGACCCGAACGTGGGCGTGGTGACGGTGCCGGATGAGCGGCTCGACAAGATATCCGCTATCTGCAAGACCAAGCGCACGGTGCCGACGACGATGGAGTTCATCGACATTGCCGGCCTGGTGGCCGGAGCGAGCAAGGGCGAGGGGCTGGGAAACCAGTTTCTGGGGCACATTCGCTCGACCGACGCGGTGGTGCATGTGGTGCGCTGCTTTGATGACCCGAACGTGATTCACGTGGCGGGCGGAGTGAATCCGCTGAGCGACATCGACGTGATCAATACGGAGCTGCTGCTGGCGGATCTGGATTCAGTGGAAAAGCGCTACGCCAAGGTGGAGAAAGCCGCCAAGAGCAGCAGCGACCACAAGGTGAAGGTGGAAGCCTCATGCCTGGCCAAGCTGCTGGCCGCGCTGCAGGAGGGCAAGCCCGCCCGCACGGTGGAGCTGACCGACGAAGAGAAGCCGGTGGCGCGCGATCTGTTTTTGATCACCGCGAAGCCGATGCTGTACGTCGCCAACGTGGATGACGCGGGCCTGAGCGGACACAACCCGTATGTGGATGCTGTGGAGAAGCGGGCCGCCGAGGAGAACAGCCAGGTGGTGCGGCTCTCGGGCGCGATGGAAGCCGAGATTGCGCTGCTGGAGCCGGCCGAGCGCGCCGAGTTTCTGGCCGAGATGGGATTGCAGGAGCCGGGATTGAACCGGCTGATCCATGCGGGCTACCGGCTGCTGGACCTGATCACGTATTTCACGGCGGGCGAGCAGGAGTGCCGGGCGTGGACGATTCGGCGCGGGACGAAGGCGCCGGGCGCGGCGGGGGTGATTCACTCGGATTTTGAGCGCGGGTTCATTCGCGCGGAAGCCTACCACTGCGACGACCTGTTCACGCTGGGCAGCGAGCAGGCGATCAAGGACAAGGGCCTGTACCGGTCGGAAGGCAAGGAATACGTGGTGAAGGATGGCGATGTGCTGTTCTTCAAGTTCAATGTCTAGTTGCCAGTTGTCAGTTTTCAGTCCCCAGTTTTCAGTTGCCGGTGATCAGTGAACGGACAGCCCCGGCGCCCCGAGGCTGTCCGTTTCCGGGTAAACTAGCACTGCATGATCCTGCCGTTTGTCCGCGATCTGCTTGCGGATCTGGAACACACTGCCTCGTTTGAACAGGCGCAGCGGCATCTTTCGCTGAGCCGTGGGCGCAGACGTGTGTCTGGACTCACCTCGACGGCACGCTCCCTTTACATTCCTCTGCTGGCCCGGGCGGCCAAGGTGCCGGTGGTGCTGCTGGTGGCCGACAACAAGGCCGCCGATGCGATGCACCTGGCGCTGCGGGCCGGGTGCGAGCTGACGGGTGCGATTGCCGCGGAGCGCGTGCTGAAGCTGCCGGCGCATGATGTGCTTCCCTTTGAAAACATGTCGCCGCACCCG
The DNA window shown above is from Acidobacterium capsulatum ATCC 51196 and carries:
- the pth gene encoding aminoacyl-tRNA hydrolase, yielding MFLVVGLGNPGIEYQFTPHNAGFLAVDAIAAEHNAVVSNRRCQALTGKIQLGGREVILAKPETYMNLSGVAVSALVRELNADPVRDLLVLYDELDLPIGSIRVRERGSPASHNGARSICSALGTADWPRVRIGVGPSGEDDLFRKGKNYLLTPMRKADLATLDGALERTARAVETVVTRGIGVAMNEFNRRENNGPAA
- a CDS encoding 50S ribosomal protein L25, which gives rise to MITQEVVSATPREGKFNKNAARRVRVRGRIPAVVYGAAEPPQAIELDPKQITRILHSETGHNSIFDLEIGGVKTQTKAMIVDWQYEPIKGNLIHIDLKRIALDKPIRVSVPVQLTGTPVGVKTQGGILDQVLREVEVECLPNDIPSHIDVDITELAFGTILRVADLPHGDKLKYISDESNTVAHIVSVKEEAAPSADALAAAGPAEPEVAKKGKTDEAKK
- a CDS encoding ribose-phosphate diphosphokinase, encoding MKTEATETVTPTTTTTEMQEATGSSTAQATRAKGSAATSSRRRFSLSGDKHFKIFAGSANRDLAEKVCEHLGVTLGETKLQRFADGEIYFQLLENVRGADVFLVQPTCYPVDQNLVELLIMIDALKRASAGRITVVVPYYGYARQDRKDRPRVAISSKLVADLITTAGANRALFMDLHAAQIQGFFNIPVDHMFASPVLVSYFRELNMPNLTVVSPDAGGVERARHFAQKVDAPMAIVDKRRTDINVTEVMHVIGDVKDRTCLIVDDIVDTAGTLVKTVDALLQEGATKVYACASHAVLSGPAIERIANSRLEELVVTDSIPLRPEAQRVAKIKVRSVSGLLAATIESIHMETSVSSLFN
- the ispE gene encoding 4-(cytidine 5'-diphospho)-2-C-methyl-D-erythritol kinase; the protein is MSTTVRSYCKINLGLAIGPSRADGYHALTTLYQTVAAHDLVTVSAAPVAGRKRTLTLTSNDARVPSTATGDAERNTAYKIVEKTLQVTEIAADVTIHIEKRLPVQGGLGAGSANAAAALVALERELSARPEWAAAGLSGPEKLLLASEVGSDVPLFLIGGSVLGVGRGEEVYPLPDLPAMPCVLALPEVGVSTPQAFRDWDALYTLPAGPAPGMAFYKKLTHLQASDKLSQLSRALASAMCEPHSSGVLPVGEDLAENPVLALVRTGIENDFEEVVFRQHPSLGPIKRILADSSSPEQSALYAALSGSGSALFGLYRTEAAAKAAEQRLTEHGIRSLRTETLPRGQYWSSMVVEQSTPPGHKF
- a CDS encoding ArnT family glycosyltransferase, translated to MPRIPGWLRKHWVSLAVVALLLIQVAQFTYVVHRESLTFDEGDHSFSGYMMWKTGDYGLNPEHPPLVKLLAAVPTLGRQLWTPPLQGRFFKNEAYLDGRDWLARNDGGSQHLVFEMRMMTGLLAVGLSLAVFFMAREFFGTGAALFALTMASFDPNLLAHSALVTTDMGVTLFFLTSIYAFYRYVKKPGWGRLLLAALSAGLLIASKHSGILLAPMLVVLIAWEAIAAARGQRGRTALRLAGALVFILVGGVLVLWAFYGFRYAARPAGLELHPSLAAYAAGLSHFDQSVILTFAHWHLLPESELMGLVDVKLMAQGYPTYILGHVYAHAVWWYFPVAVLIKTTLGLLALLALTAFALVTGRLRRGREVAYLVLPAALYFAIAMYAGMDIGARHVLPLYAMAAVLVGGGIMALARREGRWVPAWAAVCGLLVSAHVASALSVFPNYLAYANRAWGGPANVHNLLSDANVDWAQQLYQVKEWRDRHPGQPCWFAYFANPEIRPSVYGIDCQMMPTADTMWMGGSSLVPPVIHGTVFISAGDLSGCEWPSNQLNPYRPFQHAKPVAMIDYGVMVYQGTFAVPQAAAMSRAQHAEALLGQHQPQAALALAQQAVTIDPQSMFGQTALGDAEAALGQKQQAVAAWRAAIAVAKKMSPAAQKGFVPDLEKKVKSMS
- the murJ gene encoding murein biosynthesis integral membrane protein MurJ, producing the protein MSSSAQPPVNSPAPDPRWRQAMRLLRPSHSHSAFTATVLLMAAAMLSRVIGLVRVKYIAWLLGTGATADAFNAAFMLPDKLQYFLVGGATSIIFITMLNRYRSEGREAEGERVMSVILSTMLVVLGTAIVIAEFAAPAYVHLVLHGFRSDPGKAALCVRLTRILLPAQLCFLAGGVFSAVLLVRKQFALQAITPLIYNVGIIVGGLLLARHLGASALALGAVAGAFLGPFLLNAIWAHRAGMRFRFEIDLKNPGLREWVGLSLPLMLGVSLVTADTWIINYFASSTNGAVTLLTYAKQFFNAPVALGQAAGAASLPFLASLFTERNVPAFSNAVNRAVSRILAFSLLLTGFMLAMGFPLLDLILRGGKFQRADSHAMALYFSVFSLSLCLWAAQAIYARAFYAAGNTLLPMIAGTAVTLASLPVYWRLYHSMGPLGLPIASDIGILLQTLTLAVLLHKKRMVSIAELEYGEMGRALAASAVALLVLLGLRRVIPFHSRLEELGLLVLATVIWLGVGLLVLRVTGSALPDQLLRRFRRRAT
- the hemL gene encoding glutamate-1-semialdehyde 2,1-aminomutase, translating into MTAPRKMIRSHMLRERAERLLPGGVDSPVRAFRAVGGEPPFLVKAEGACLWDADGNQYLDYFGSWGPMILGHAFPPVIEAIQKQAAFSTSFGASTPSEGDLAELVVRAYPSMEKLRFVSSGTEATMSALRLARAYTKRKYIVKFDGCYHGHSDGLLAKAGSGLATFGIPGSAGVPEEIAQLTLTLPFNNLDAVEAAFAAHRNEIACIIVEPVAGNMGCVVPDEGYLQGLRELTRREGALLIFDEVMTGFRVAFGGVQELRQVRPDLTTLGKIVGGGMPCGAFGGPAEIMDLLAPLGPVYQAGTLSGNPLAMAAGMATVSHLESSKEWLYPQLEQMSAAVAQGVAEEAARAGIPLTTNRQGSMFTWFFTGQPVRDYATAESCDTRRFAQFHRGMLDHGVWLPPSQFEAAFLGVAHTMHHVEQTVTAAREVFAAMQS
- a CDS encoding histidine triad nucleotide-binding protein: MDCLFCKIIAGEIPAKKLYEDEHAIAFADISPQAPVHVLIVPRRHISSHAQATRSDASLLGHLLNVASEIAHQQGLGKGFRTVINTGPDGGQTVDHLHMHVLGGRAMHWPPG
- the ychF gene encoding redox-regulated ATPase YchF, which gives rise to MALNCGIVGLPNVGKSTIFNALTAAKAQAANYPFCTIDPNVGVVTVPDERLDKISAICKTKRTVPTTMEFIDIAGLVAGASKGEGLGNQFLGHIRSTDAVVHVVRCFDDPNVIHVAGGVNPLSDIDVINTELLLADLDSVEKRYAKVEKAAKSSSDHKVKVEASCLAKLLAALQEGKPARTVELTDEEKPVARDLFLITAKPMLYVANVDDAGLSGHNPYVDAVEKRAAEENSQVVRLSGAMEAEIALLEPAERAEFLAEMGLQEPGLNRLIHAGYRLLDLITYFTAGEQECRAWTIRRGTKAPGAAGVIHSDFERGFIRAEAYHCDDLFTLGSEQAIKDKGLYRSEGKEYVVKDGDVLFFKFNV